In Daucus carota subsp. sativus chromosome 4, DH1 v3.0, whole genome shotgun sequence, one DNA window encodes the following:
- the LOC108217936 gene encoding uncharacterized protein LOC108217936 produces MPSIIFIAVQCCQCSTMQVKQRKKSSNKWTCVVCNQKQSVLKVFAQSFMAKDVRKIVQTFNMSRQLADQNQSLQLDQETLASTSPKHDNNTDNQTKKRTDWTEYIDPEDEDNNNDNDDDDNDDARSSGNVFDAKFVTELPKAVFKKPKLSGYSSSCTGKRNDKSYRPVFGKRKSSYEQLDLIEREPTKSGGTIVDPNQRACANQPADMFPHSNILKGRLSDDKREPFRAAALFAEKELMGHKYSEDTGASKWTDYIGVNDSIGAKAPSGLEPKASVSSKWADYITEEDDDDNADLMIPSQKNHPGHWNDVSFCTSLCDQTAEDDIHPDFH; encoded by the exons atgcCGTCAATCATCTTCATCGCTGTTCAGTGCTGTCAATGCTCAACTATGCAg GtgaagcagaggaagaagaGCAGCAACAAATGGACTTGCGTTGTCTGCAACCAGAAACAATCGGTTCTCAAAGTCTTCGCTCAGTCATTCATGGCCAAAGACGTCCGCAAAATCGTTCAAACTTTCAATATGTCTCGCCAATTAGCCGATCAAAATCAATCTCTTCAACTCGATCAAGAAACCCTAGCTTCGACGTCTCCGAAACACGATAATAATACTGACAATCAGACGAAGAAACGGACTGATTGGACCGAGTACATTGATCCTGAAGATGAAGATAATAATAacgataatgatgatgatgataatgatgatgcTCGGAGTTCAG GAAATGTGTTTGATGCAAAGTTTGTTACGGAATTGCCTAAGGCGGTGTTTAAGAAACCTAAGTTGAGTGGTTATTCATCTTCGTGTACTGGAAAGAGGAATGACAAGTCTTATAGGCCGGTTTTTGGAAAGAGGAAATCTTCGTATGAGCAACTTGATTTAATAG AGAGAGAACCAACCAAATCTGGGGGAACAATAGTGGACCCAAACCAGAGGGCTTGTGCAAACCAACCTGCTGACATGTTTCCCCATAGCAATATATTGAAAGGCCGACTTTCGGATGACAAGCGTGAGCCTTTCCGTGCTGCTGCCCTTTTTGCAGAAAAGGAGCTGATGGGACACAAATATTCAGAAGACACAGGAGCATCAAAATGGACAGATTACATAGGTGTTAACGATAGCATTGGAGCTAAAGCACCATCAGGACTTGAGCCAAAGGCTAGTGTAAGTTCAAAATGGGCCGACTACATTacagaagaagatgatgatgataatgctGACTTGATGATCCCATCTCAGAAGAATCATCCGGGTCATTGGAATGATGTTTCATTTTGCACCTCTTTGTGTGATCAGACTGCTGAAGATGATAtccatccagattttcattga